From Nitrospirota bacterium, the proteins below share one genomic window:
- a CDS encoding bifunctional 3,4-dihydroxy-2-butanone-4-phosphate synthase/GTP cyclohydrolase II, protein MKGKYKFNTIDEAIDDIKNGRMIILVDDEDRENEGDLTIAAEKVTPETINFMAKYGRGLICLSMTSEKVEALKLPMMADMNTSRFGTAFTVSIEARKGVTTGISAHDRAKTIKTAINPKCKPEDLAIPGHIFPLRAQPGGVLQRAGQTEGSVDLARLAGLNHSGVICEIMNDDGTMSRVPQLAKFARKHGLKMVTIKDLIQYRMRNECLVTRLATTTIPTAHGGEFTAIAFGNMVDDSVHIALVKGDISPEKDTLVRVHSECLTGDVFGSKRCDCGEQLHKALALIKKEGRGVLLYMKQEGRGIGIVNKLKAYALQDKGFDTVEANVKLGFKPDLRDYGIGAQILVNLGVRKIKLMTNNPKKLIGLEGYGLRIVERVPVEIAPHEKNIKYLSVKKKKLGHMLENV, encoded by the coding sequence ATGAAAGGCAAATATAAATTCAACACCATTGACGAAGCGATTGACGATATAAAAAATGGAAGGATGATCATTCTCGTTGACGATGAGGACAGGGAGAATGAGGGCGACCTTACCATTGCCGCCGAGAAAGTAACGCCGGAGACGATAAACTTCATGGCTAAATACGGCAGGGGGCTTATCTGCCTCTCAATGACTTCTGAAAAAGTTGAGGCCCTTAAACTGCCGATGATGGCTGACATGAATACCTCCAGGTTCGGCACCGCATTCACTGTCTCCATTGAAGCGAGAAAGGGAGTTACCACAGGCATCTCAGCACATGACAGGGCCAAGACCATCAAGACAGCGATAAATCCGAAATGCAAACCCGAAGACCTTGCGATACCCGGGCATATATTCCCGTTGCGCGCGCAGCCCGGCGGCGTGCTCCAGCGCGCCGGACAGACGGAAGGCTCCGTAGACCTTGCGCGTTTAGCGGGGCTTAATCACTCAGGCGTCATTTGCGAGATAATGAATGACGACGGCACAATGTCAAGGGTACCGCAGCTTGCAAAGTTCGCGCGCAAACACGGCTTAAAAATGGTCACTATAAAAGACCTGATCCAATACAGGATGCGTAATGAATGCCTTGTGACAAGGCTCGCTACGACGACAATCCCCACCGCACATGGTGGCGAATTTACGGCCATTGCCTTTGGCAACATGGTTGATGATTCCGTCCATATAGCGCTTGTAAAAGGCGACATCTCTCCTGAAAAAGATACGCTTGTTAGAGTCCACTCAGAGTGCCTTACCGGCGACGTGTTCGGCTCCAAGAGATGCGACTGCGGGGAGCAGCTGCACAAGGCGCTTGCGCTGATAAAGAAAGAAGGCAGGGGCGTGCTGCTTTATATGAAACAGGAAGGCAGGGGCATCGGTATTGTCAATAAGCTTAAGGCGTATGCCTTGCAGGACAAAGGATTTGACACGGTTGAGGCAAACGTGAAGCTTGGTTTCAAACCTGATCTGCGGGATTACGGCATAGGCGCGCAGATACTCGTCAACCTCGGCGTGCGCAAGATAAAGTTGATGACAAACAATCCCAAAAAACTTATCGGCCTTGAAGGCTACGGACTGCGCATTGTTGAAAGGGTCCCGGTCGAGATAGCGCCTCATGAGAAAAACATAAAATACCTTTCTGTAAAAAAGAAAAAGCTCGGACATATGCTTGAAAATGTATAA
- a CDS encoding riboflavin synthase — protein MFTGLVETMGTISSVEKTGNGIRLSLKPSSDFETQLGESIAVNGVCLTVTINPTGMGGLSFDVSPETIRSTNLGELKVSDRVNLERALRLSDRLGGHLVTGHVDGVGTIKERKTAGEYTFFTFEAPAEVLKYIVRKGSITVDGISLTVVEPGNRSFSIAIIPHTLKATNLGEKGIGGRVNLEADIIGKYVEKFLGRKDNDKALMDLLKEEGFA, from the coding sequence ATGTTTACTGGACTGGTTGAGACAATGGGAACAATCTCTTCTGTTGAAAAAACAGGGAACGGCATCAGGCTGTCCCTGAAACCATCTTCTGATTTTGAAACACAGCTTGGCGAAAGCATCGCCGTCAACGGCGTGTGCCTTACCGTTACGATAAACCCCACGGGGATGGGGGGGTTATCCTTTGACGTCTCGCCCGAGACAATACGCAGCACTAACCTCGGGGAGCTTAAGGTAAGCGACAGGGTGAACCTTGAACGCGCGTTGAGATTATCAGACCGTCTCGGCGGGCATCTTGTAACAGGTCATGTGGACGGCGTCGGGACAATAAAAGAAAGAAAGACCGCCGGGGAATATACTTTTTTCACTTTTGAAGCGCCGGCGGAAGTTTTAAAATACATTGTCAGGAAGGGCTCCATAACAGTTGACGGCATAAGCCTGACAGTGGTAGAACCTGGCAACCGGTCTTTCAGCATCGCCATCATACCTCACACTCTCAAGGCCACTAACCTCGGAGAAAAAGGTATCGGCGGCAGGGTGAACCTTGAGGCAGACATTATAGGGAAATATGTTGAAAAATTTCTCGGCAGAAAAGATAATGACAAAGCACTAATGGACCTTCTGAAAGAGGAAGGGTTTGCATAA
- the hemL gene encoding glutamate-1-semialdehyde 2,1-aminomutase — protein sequence MLKLNQKKSKALFEKAKRIIPGGVNSPVRAFKAVGGVPLFIQSAKGSKIYDVDGNEFIDYVLSWGPMILGHSHPTVIKALQKACERGTSYGAPTPLETELAQMIRKAYPSMEIVRMVNSGTEATMSAIRVARGFTGRDKAIKFEGCYHGHADGLLVKAGSGAMTFGVPDSPGVPKDYARNTITVPYNDLNAVKKVLEQSAKNIACVIIEPVVGNIGCVLPKPGFLEGLRRLTKKYGVILIFDEVMTGFRVSYGGAQKAFKIKPDMTCLGKVIGGGLPVGAYGGREDIMRMVSPDGPVYQAGTLSGNPLAMTAGIETLKIISKPDTYKQLMTKSAALEEALRDAAKRAGIKTKFYRAGSMFCTYFTDTEVVDYATAKKADAQKFAQFFRKMLERGINLAPSQFEAGFMSLAHSTADINKTARAAFESFKEIS from the coding sequence ATGTTAAAACTAAACCAGAAAAAATCAAAGGCATTATTTGAAAAGGCAAAACGCATTATCCCGGGCGGGGTGAACAGCCCTGTCAGGGCCTTCAAGGCTGTCGGCGGGGTCCCATTGTTTATACAGTCTGCGAAAGGCTCAAAGATCTACGACGTGGACGGGAACGAATTTATAGACTACGTCCTCTCATGGGGGCCGATGATCTTAGGTCATTCACACCCAACGGTAATCAAGGCCTTGCAGAAGGCCTGTGAAAGAGGCACCAGCTACGGCGCGCCCACACCACTTGAGACAGAGCTTGCGCAGATGATCCGCAAGGCGTATCCCTCCATGGAAATCGTTCGGATGGTCAACTCCGGCACAGAGGCGACAATGAGCGCGATCAGGGTCGCCCGCGGCTTCACGGGCAGGGACAAGGCGATAAAATTCGAGGGCTGCTACCATGGCCATGCAGACGGACTGCTTGTAAAGGCGGGGTCAGGCGCAATGACATTCGGAGTGCCTGACAGTCCCGGTGTCCCGAAGGATTATGCGAGAAACACGATAACCGTTCCATACAATGACCTGAACGCGGTCAAAAAAGTTTTAGAGCAAAGCGCAAAGAACATCGCCTGCGTTATTATTGAACCTGTCGTCGGAAATATCGGCTGCGTGCTTCCGAAACCGGGCTTCCTCGAAGGGCTGAGAAGGCTGACCAAAAAGTACGGAGTTATCTTGATATTTGATGAGGTCATGACCGGATTCAGGGTGTCATATGGAGGAGCGCAAAAGGCATTCAAGATCAAACCCGACATGACGTGCTTAGGTAAAGTTATCGGCGGCGGCCTTCCTGTCGGCGCTTACGGCGGAAGAGAAGACATTATGAGGATGGTTTCTCCGGACGGCCCTGTTTATCAGGCCGGGACACTTTCGGGAAACCCGCTCGCAATGACAGCGGGCATTGAAACGCTTAAGATCATCTCGAAGCCTGACACATACAAACAACTTATGACAAAATCGGCAGCGCTCGAAGAGGCATTGAGAGATGCGGCGAAACGCGCCGGGATAAAGACAAAGTTCTACAGGGCGGGATCAATGTTCTGCACATACTTCACCGATACGGAAGTCGTTGATTACGCGACTGCCAAAAAAGCGGACGCGCAGAAGTTCGCGCAATTTTTCAGGAAGATGCTTGAGCGCGGGATCAATCTGGCCCCTTCACAGTTTGAGGCCGGCTTTATGTCGCTCGCGCATTCAACCGCGGACATAAACAAGACCGCCCGCGCGGCATTCGAGAGTTTTAAAGAAATATCTTAA
- a CDS encoding ROK family protein, translated as MKLAIGLDIGGTNTKTILVTEDGRVLASRQTPTIPAAAATSNNIEELLVRDLKDFLSKETSISNNDIAGIGIGVAGLIDRTNGLVLKSPNISAINGLPIGELFERAFSLPVIVENDANANAYGEKWVGTGKDINNFIVLTLGTGLGGGHIYKGGLYEGPFEIGHMIIEPNGRACPCGSYGCLESYASGRAIIDRAITSIESGTKSSLSDCCEGNYYKITPELVFQKALDGDNLSREIFREVGYYLGTGISNMINIFNLEAVIIGGGLIGAWDLFIGELTKEAFKRSFKPFASPIKILKSTLGKDAGSLGAAGLLFKKLSASQKALSQSF; from the coding sequence ATGAAGCTTGCAATCGGTCTGGACATTGGCGGAACAAACACTAAAACCATTCTTGTAACTGAAGACGGCAGGGTGCTTGCCAGCCGGCAAACCCCTACCATTCCTGCTGCAGCAGCAACCTCTAATAACATTGAGGAATTGTTAGTCAGGGACTTGAAGGATTTTTTAAGTAAAGAAACTTCGATATCCAATAACGATATTGCCGGTATAGGCATAGGAGTTGCCGGCCTTATAGACAGAACAAACGGCCTGGTTCTGAAATCTCCCAACATCTCCGCGATAAACGGGCTTCCCATCGGAGAGCTTTTTGAAAGGGCGTTTTCACTTCCCGTTATTGTTGAAAATGATGCCAACGCTAATGCCTACGGCGAGAAATGGGTCGGCACCGGCAAGGACATAAATAATTTCATTGTCCTGACCCTTGGCACGGGATTGGGGGGAGGTCATATCTATAAAGGAGGGCTGTATGAAGGCCCGTTTGAAATAGGGCATATGATCATTGAGCCAAACGGACGCGCCTGCCCCTGCGGCAGCTACGGCTGTCTTGAGTCGTACGCGTCCGGCAGGGCCATTATAGACAGGGCGATTACTTCCATTGAGAGCGGCACTAAAAGCTCGTTGTCCGATTGCTGTGAAGGCAACTATTATAAGATCACCCCTGAACTTGTTTTTCAAAAGGCCCTTGACGGCGACAACCTGAGCAGGGAGATCTTCAGGGAAGTGGGATATTATCTCGGCACCGGGATATCAAATATGATAAATATATTCAACCTCGAGGCTGTGATCATCGGCGGCGGGCTTATAGGAGCGTGGGATTTATTTATCGGGGAGCTGACAAAAGAGGCTTTCAAACGCAGCTTTAAACCTTTTGCGTCGCCTATAAAAATTCTGAAAAGCACCTTGGGAAAAGATGCCGGTTCTCTCGGGGCCGCGGGGCTTCTCTTTAAGAAACTATCAGCGTCTCAGAAAGCGTTAAGCCAGTCTTTTTAA
- the lepA gene encoding elongation factor 4: MSGSNIRNFSIIAHIDHGKSTLADRILEITGALTQREMSKQVLDSMDLEQERGITIKAHAVRLNYTASDGKDYILNLIDTPGHVDFSYEVSRSLASCEGAILVVDASQGVEAQTLANTYLAMDHNLEIIPIINKIDLPSAEPERVKAQIEEAVGIDCSDVILTSAKEGTGVRDVLEAIVKKVPPPTGDNDRPLKALIFDSWFDNYQGVIVLVRLFDGEVKKGSKILLMAVQNTYEVLEVGIFTPHKKTVDSLHAGEVGYIIASIRNVAETKVGDTITDADNPTPEPCPGYKDIKPMVFSGLYPTEANQYADLKDALEKLRLNDASFSFEPETSSALGFGFRCGFLGLLHMEIIKERLEREFKLELVNTAPTVIYKVVKKPEDIVFIDSPAKLPDSYEWIEEPFVKTVIFVPQKYIGSILELCQERRGVQKDFHYIGKDRIVVTYEMPLNEILWDFYDKLKSLSSGYASMDYEFTGYRESQLIKLDLLLNGEPVDALSMIVHKDKAYSKGRQVAEKLREEIPRQMFEVVIQATIGSKIIARETIKAMRKNVLAKCYGGDITRKRKLLEKQKEGKKRMKQVGRVEVPQEAFLAVLKVK, encoded by the coding sequence ATGTCCGGAAGCAACATTAGAAATTTTTCCATTATCGCCCACATAGACCACGGTAAATCCACGCTCGCCGACCGCATACTCGAAATCACCGGCGCGCTCACGCAAAGGGAAATGTCCAAGCAGGTGCTGGATTCAATGGACCTGGAACAGGAGCGCGGCATTACCATCAAGGCGCACGCTGTGAGGTTGAATTATACAGCGTCTGACGGAAAGGACTATATACTCAACCTGATAGATACCCCGGGGCATGTGGACTTTTCTTATGAGGTCTCGCGAAGCCTGGCTTCCTGCGAGGGCGCCATCCTCGTAGTTGACGCATCGCAGGGGGTTGAGGCCCAGACACTCGCAAACACCTATCTGGCAATGGACCACAACCTTGAGATAATCCCGATCATAAACAAGATCGATCTGCCAAGCGCAGAACCTGAGAGGGTGAAGGCGCAGATTGAGGAAGCCGTCGGCATTGACTGTTCAGACGTAATACTGACTTCAGCGAAAGAAGGCACGGGCGTGAGGGATGTGCTTGAAGCGATCGTTAAAAAAGTGCCGCCGCCCACTGGCGATAATGATCGTCCTCTCAAGGCGCTTATCTTTGATTCATGGTTTGACAACTATCAGGGAGTGATAGTGCTCGTCAGGCTTTTTGACGGTGAGGTGAAGAAGGGTTCAAAGATATTGCTCATGGCCGTACAGAATACTTACGAGGTGCTGGAGGTCGGCATATTTACCCCTCATAAAAAAACGGTTGATTCCCTGCATGCCGGCGAGGTCGGTTATATCATTGCGAGCATACGGAATGTGGCAGAGACAAAAGTCGGCGACACCATCACCGATGCCGACAACCCGACTCCCGAACCCTGCCCTGGGTACAAAGATATAAAACCGATGGTGTTCAGCGGTCTTTATCCGACTGAAGCCAACCAGTACGCGGACCTGAAAGACGCGCTCGAAAAACTGAGGCTTAACGATGCGTCCTTCAGCTTTGAGCCAGAGACATCTTCCGCGCTCGGCTTCGGTTTCCGCTGCGGCTTTTTGGGCCTCTTGCACATGGAGATAATAAAGGAGCGCCTTGAAAGAGAGTTCAAGCTTGAGCTCGTCAACACGGCGCCTACTGTTATTTATAAAGTTGTAAAAAAACCCGAGGACATCGTATTTATCGACAGTCCGGCGAAGCTTCCTGACAGCTATGAGTGGATTGAAGAGCCTTTTGTCAAAACCGTGATCTTCGTGCCTCAAAAATATATCGGCTCAATTCTCGAACTCTGCCAGGAACGGCGCGGGGTGCAGAAGGATTTTCATTATATTGGCAAGGACCGGATAGTGGTCACTTACGAGATGCCGCTGAATGAAATTTTATGGGACTTTTATGATAAACTAAAATCGCTGTCAAGCGGTTACGCCTCAATGGATTATGAATTCACGGGCTACAGGGAATCGCAGCTTATCAAGCTGGACCTGCTTTTAAACGGAGAACCCGTTGACGCCCTTTCAATGATAGTCCACAAGGACAAGGCCTACAGCAAGGGAAGACAGGTCGCTGAAAAACTGCGCGAAGAGATCCCGAGGCAGATGTTTGAAGTAGTCATTCAGGCCACGATAGGGAGTAAGATCATCGCGCGTGAGACCATCAAGGCCATGAGGAAAAACGTCCTTGCCAAATGCTACGGCGGCGACATAACGAGAAAGAGAAAGCTGCTGGAAAAACAGAAAGAGGGCAAAAAGAGGATGAAGCAGGTGGGCAGGGTCGAGGTGCCGCAGGAGGCGTTTTTAGCAGTGCTGAAAGTAAAATAG
- a CDS encoding 6,7-dimethyl-8-ribityllumazine synthase — translation MKRFEGELQAEGLKFAIIVSRFNDFITGKLLDGAVDALIRHGALEKNIDIIKVPGAFELPLVAKKAAQKKSYDAVICLGTVIRGATPHFDYVAAEASKGIATASMETGVPIAFGVLTTDTIEQAVERAGTKSGNKGWDAAMVAIEMAQLLKKL, via the coding sequence ATGAAAAGATTTGAAGGTGAGCTTCAGGCAGAAGGACTTAAATTTGCAATAATCGTAAGCCGCTTTAATGACTTCATCACCGGCAAGCTCCTTGACGGCGCTGTTGACGCACTGATAAGGCACGGCGCTTTGGAAAAGAACATTGATATTATAAAAGTCCCCGGCGCCTTTGAACTGCCGCTCGTAGCGAAGAAGGCCGCCCAAAAGAAATCATACGACGCAGTGATATGTCTTGGAACAGTTATCCGGGGCGCGACCCCGCATTTTGATTATGTTGCCGCTGAAGCCTCAAAGGGAATTGCCACGGCTTCGATGGAAACAGGGGTCCCGATCGCATTCGGCGTACTGACAACCGATACGATTGAGCAGGCCGTTGAGCGCGCAGGGACCAAGAGCGGCAACAAAGGCTGGGACGCCGCAATGGTTGCAATTGAAATGGCGCAGCTGCTAAAAAAATTATGA
- a CDS encoding amino acid ABC transporter ATP-binding protein, whose protein sequence is MIKFINANKWFNNHHVLKNITLEIAKGEVIVICGPSGAGKSTLLRTINKLEPIDDGEIIVDGKYLSDPRTNLTGLRAEVGMVFQHFNLYPHKTALKNITLAPRKVRGLSKKQASDRAFKLLERVGLSHRRDAFPSQLSGGEQQRVAIARSLAMEPQVMLFDEPTSALDPELINEVLDVMISLAKEGMTMVVVTHEIGFAQKVADRVVFMDNGEILEVGSPPDIFVNPQHQRTKEFMSKVFHIPIFSEAQEED, encoded by the coding sequence TTGATTAAGTTTATTAACGCCAATAAATGGTTTAATAATCATCACGTCTTAAAAAACATCACCCTCGAAATCGCCAAAGGAGAAGTCATTGTAATCTGCGGCCCGAGCGGCGCAGGCAAGAGCACTCTTTTAAGGACCATCAATAAACTTGAACCCATCGACGACGGCGAGATCATTGTTGACGGCAAGTATCTCTCCGATCCAAGGACAAACCTGACGGGATTAAGGGCTGAAGTCGGTATGGTATTTCAGCATTTCAATCTCTATCCGCATAAGACGGCGTTAAAAAATATAACCCTTGCCCCGCGCAAGGTGAGAGGTCTAAGCAAAAAACAGGCATCGGACAGGGCGTTTAAGCTCCTTGAGAGGGTCGGCCTCTCTCACAGGCGCGATGCGTTTCCTTCGCAGTTATCAGGCGGCGAACAGCAGCGCGTGGCCATTGCAAGGAGCCTTGCGATGGAGCCGCAGGTCATGCTTTTTGATGAACCGACCTCCGCGCTTGACCCTGAGCTTATAAATGAAGTGCTTGATGTTATGATCTCGCTTGCAAAAGAGGGAATGACTATGGTCGTTGTCACCCATGAAATAGGTTTTGCCCAGAAGGTTGCCGACCGGGTCGTTTTCATGGACAACGGCGAGATACTTGAAGTGGGCAGTCCTCCCGATATTTTTGTGAACCCTCAGCATCAACGCACAAAGGAATTTATGAGCAAGGTCTTCCATATCCCGATTTTTTCCGAGGCGCAGGAAGAGGATTGA
- the rtcA gene encoding RNA 3'-phosphate cyclase has translation MKTTEIDGSYGEGGGQILRTALSLSCVTGHKFKLFNIRKLRRKPGLMPQHLTCVNAVSEVCNAEVMGNEVGSMELAFIPGKIKPGEYCFDIKTAGSSSLVFQTILPPLLFAEGPSTVTIKGGTHVPMSPPYHYIAEVFLAMLKRTGINVEPSINKYGFYPKGGGEVSFKISPVENIKGLNAVSRGELLSVDGYSAVSNLPLHIAERQRNSAMQNLSPLTANIKVLEAPSYGQGTFVFLKGVYENGLAGFSALGARGKRAEDVGREAAEAFKYFHNTSACLDFNLADQIVICLCLAREASTFTTSRITKHLITNLWVIEKFLGIKYQIEGEINSPGKVSLI, from the coding sequence ATGAAAACCACTGAGATTGACGGCAGTTATGGCGAGGGCGGCGGACAGATTTTAAGGACAGCCTTGAGCCTGAGCTGCGTCACCGGCCATAAATTCAAACTCTTCAATATCAGAAAACTGAGAAGGAAGCCGGGTTTGATGCCGCAGCATCTTACCTGTGTCAACGCTGTTTCTGAAGTTTGCAATGCTGAAGTCATGGGGAATGAGGTTGGTTCAATGGAGCTTGCCTTTATTCCAGGAAAGATCAAACCGGGCGAATATTGCTTTGACATTAAAACCGCGGGTTCAAGCTCCCTTGTCTTTCAAACCATTCTTCCTCCTCTCCTATTTGCGGAAGGCCCTTCAACCGTGACAATCAAGGGCGGAACGCATGTGCCCATGAGCCCCCCCTATCACTACATTGCTGAAGTATTTCTTGCCATGCTGAAAAGAACCGGCATAAATGTGGAGCCATCGATAAATAAATACGGCTTTTATCCAAAAGGCGGCGGCGAGGTCAGTTTCAAAATTTCCCCGGTTGAAAATATTAAAGGCCTGAACGCAGTTTCAAGAGGCGAATTGCTCTCAGTTGACGGGTATTCCGCTGTTTCAAACCTCCCGCTTCATATTGCGGAGAGGCAGAGAAATTCTGCGATGCAAAACCTCTCTCCTCTTACTGCAAACATTAAAGTTCTTGAAGCCCCTTCTTACGGGCAGGGGACATTTGTTTTTTTAAAGGGCGTATATGAAAACGGCCTTGCGGGATTTTCTGCCCTCGGCGCAAGAGGCAAACGCGCAGAGGATGTCGGCAGGGAAGCCGCTGAGGCTTTTAAATATTTCCACAATACCTCAGCATGTCTTGACTTCAATCTTGCCGATCAGATAGTTATCTGCCTCTGCCTCGCGCGCGAGGCTTCAACTTTTACAACCTCGCGCATCACAAAGCATCTGATCACAAATCTCTGGGTGATTGAAAAATTCCTGGGAATCAAATATCAGATTGAGGGCGAGATAAACTCACCAGGGAAAGTAAGTTTGATCTGA
- the lepB gene encoding signal peptidase I, which translates to MRRNTLAKGRKSKFREYVEAISIAIILALFIRAFVVQAFKIPSGSMIPTLLIGDHILVNKFTYGIKVPLTGSRFLIFNTPKKGDIVVFSFPLNKEKPECTSAVKNISSRFEAAWQKGNMAYLFQDECRDFIKRVVGVGGDKIEIKNKKLYVNGVLQNEPYIVHYDSNTETAQRDNFGPFVVPRNTIFAMGDNRDQSYDSRFWGVVPMDDIKGKAFIMYWSWDNDGGMLSKVRWGRIGKLLH; encoded by the coding sequence ATTAGGAGAAACACGTTGGCTAAAGGAAGAAAATCAAAATTTCGTGAATACGTTGAGGCAATTTCCATCGCCATAATCCTGGCGCTTTTTATAAGGGCCTTTGTGGTGCAGGCGTTTAAGATCCCCTCCGGTTCCATGATCCCCACGCTGCTTATCGGCGACCACATACTGGTAAACAAGTTTACTTACGGGATAAAGGTCCCGCTGACCGGCTCAAGATTTCTGATCTTCAACACGCCCAAAAAAGGCGATATCGTTGTCTTCTCGTTTCCGCTGAATAAGGAAAAACCGGAATGCACGAGTGCCGTCAAAAACATCTCTTCACGGTTTGAGGCCGCCTGGCAGAAGGGGAATATGGCTTATCTGTTTCAGGACGAATGCAGGGATTTCATAAAAAGGGTTGTCGGCGTCGGGGGTGACAAGATCGAGATAAAGAACAAAAAGCTGTACGTAAACGGCGTCTTGCAAAATGAACCTTATATAGTCCATTATGACAGCAACACTGAAACTGCACAAAGGGACAATTTCGGGCCTTTTGTTGTTCCCCGCAATACTATTTTTGCGATGGGAGATAACAGGGACCAAAGCTATGACAGCCGTTTCTGGGGTGTTGTCCCTATGGATGATATAAAGGGCAAGGCGTTTATAATGTACTGGTCGTGGGACAACGACGGCGGCATGTTGAGTAAAGTCCGCTGGGGCAGGATCGGCAAGCTTTTACATTAG
- the lnt gene encoding apolipoprotein N-acyltransferase → MTKKADIPLAVLSGLLLVFSFPPFDFYPLAWFALVPLFIVLRGKDAKSSFLTGMLTGFVYFMGTIYWVFHSMYFYGYIAAPLSVLILIVLCLYLAVYVGVFSTLFSFVSRNSRLPALFIAPVLWVTLEFVRTYALTGFPWSMLGYSQYEFLPLIQVADITGVYGVSFLVAATNGAIYDMAFYLHERRKEQPLFARWPLTLSLIIFAVIISASISYGFGKLKENSQGQKIKVSVVQGNIEQDKKWDLRFQRDVIEIYKRLTKKTSADSPDLIVWPETAVPFVFGYDKNLTEDITTFQKELKTYLLFGSVLPKNIQPGKTELSNSAVLMSPEGKVFSVYDKIHLVPFGEYVPLRKLFPFIEKITVAIGDFLSGKEASVMQTPFAKIGNLICYEIIFPGLVRQFVYNGANVLVTITNDGWFGKTSAPYQHFSMAVLRAVENRVPVVRAANTGISGFIDSRGRIINKSDIFVEAALTETISPGNRKSFYTQNGDLFAYLCIICSALLIMKAAASRKP, encoded by the coding sequence ATGACTAAAAAGGCCGATATTCCCCTTGCGGTACTCTCCGGACTTCTGCTGGTCTTTTCATTCCCCCCGTTTGATTTTTATCCCCTCGCGTGGTTCGCCCTTGTCCCGCTCTTTATCGTACTTCGGGGAAAAGATGCTAAAAGTTCATTTCTGACCGGAATGCTGACGGGGTTTGTTTATTTTATGGGGACCATTTACTGGGTATTTCATTCCATGTATTTTTATGGCTATATTGCGGCTCCCTTAAGCGTCCTGATACTCATTGTTCTCTGTCTTTATCTTGCAGTCTATGTCGGGGTATTCTCCACACTGTTCAGTTTTGTTAGTAGAAATTCCAGGCTTCCTGCTTTGTTTATAGCACCTGTTTTATGGGTAACGCTTGAGTTTGTGCGCACATATGCCCTGACAGGGTTTCCCTGGTCCATGCTCGGATATTCCCAATATGAATTCCTGCCTCTCATTCAGGTGGCGGACATTACCGGGGTCTATGGTGTCTCTTTTTTAGTAGCCGCGACAAACGGCGCGATTTATGACATGGCCTTCTATCTGCACGAGAGAAGAAAGGAGCAGCCGCTATTTGCGCGGTGGCCCCTCACTTTAAGTTTAATAATATTTGCTGTAATCATCTCGGCGTCAATATCATACGGCTTTGGAAAGTTGAAGGAGAACAGTCAGGGACAAAAAATAAAGGTGAGCGTGGTGCAGGGAAATATTGAGCAGGACAAAAAATGGGATTTGAGATTTCAGAGAGACGTCATTGAAATCTACAAGAGGCTCACAAAAAAAACTTCAGCGGATTCCCCGGACCTGATTGTCTGGCCTGAAACCGCCGTGCCGTTTGTCTTTGGCTATGATAAAAACCTTACCGAAGACATCACCACGTTTCAGAAAGAGCTGAAAACCTACTTGCTGTTTGGAAGCGTCCTTCCCAAAAATATCCAGCCCGGCAAAACCGAGCTGTCAAACAGCGCTGTCCTGATGTCGCCCGAAGGCAAGGTTTTTTCAGTCTATGACAAAATCCATCTTGTGCCCTTTGGCGAATATGTGCCGCTGAGAAAGCTCTTCCCTTTTATTGAAAAGATAACAGTCGCCATCGGAGATTTTCTTTCCGGGAAAGAGGCCTCCGTCATGCAGACGCCTTTTGCGAAGATCGGCAATCTGATATGTTATGAGATCATCTTTCCGGGGCTTGTCAGGCAGTTTGTCTACAATGGAGCGAATGTCCTTGTGACCATAACAAACGACGGGTGGTTTGGCAAAACTTCCGCCCCTTACCAGCATTTTTCAATGGCAGTGCTGCGGGCGGTTGAAAACAGGGTGCCTGTTGTAAGGGCGGCGAATACCGGCATCTCAGGTTTTATTGACAGCAGGGGAAGGATTATTAACAAAAGCGATATCTTTGTTGAAGCAGCATTGACAGAAACAATCTCGCCTGGAAACCGGAAAAGTTTCTATACGCAAAACGGCGACCTTTTCGCGTACCTGTGCATAATCTGTTCGGCATTATTAATAATGAAAGCTGCGGCCTCCCGGAAGCCATAA